The Fluviicola sp. DNA window TACCCAAAGTTCAACAGGTGTTGCAGAACAAATGGACGGAAGCAAAGTTGTTGTAGGAACTTATAGGGGAAATTCGCTATTCGGAACATATTCCCTCCCTTGGGTAACGTTCAGTTCAGATCCCACTAATTCAAACCTAAATAGTTTCATTGTCAAATACAAACCCAATAACACGATCGAGTGGGCAACACGCATTTGTTCCGCATATGGTGCACAAATTTCTTCCGTTTCTACGGACAATTCAGGAAACACTTATGTGTGCGGGATGTACAGCGATGTTTGCACCTTGTATGATTCTGCCCATGTATCTTCACCTGCAGGTACTTTATACAACGGTGTCGGGGCGGCCGGAGCTGCAAGAGGATTTATTGCCAAATATTCCAAAACCGGGGTCCTGAAATGGTTCCGGAACGGAATCGGTGCATACGCTACAGATCCCGAATGTATGGCTGATATTAAAATCAGTGAAGACGGAACAACATTGGTAGCTACCGGCAGGATCGTCCGAACATCTCCCATTATTCTGGGCGGAGGTTCGGTTGTGACCGGTTCTTACTTACTTTGGCTGAACCCCGCTACCGGAAGTTCGGTCCGGGCAGTGAATTTCACAAACGATAATCTTACAAGCAATCCTTATTCAACAGGATTATGTATTGATCACAGCAACAATGTTATTGTAAGCGGAAAATTAAGCGGTGGAAGTTATACCGTAAAAGGAATAACCAATACCATTCCGGTAACGAGCAATAATAGTGGTACGGCAACCATCTATGCGAAATACAATACATCGGGAAATGTATCCTGGGCGAAAGTAACCAATGCTACATTGAATAACACCATAAGCACTCCATCATCTATTATTGTCGACGATCTGAACGACATCTATATCAGCGGATGGGTAAAAGCTCATACTACGACGGATTATTACCTTCAATTTCCCAAATCTTCAGGATATGATGCCGTTCAGGTAGTAACTACCTCACCAAATCATGTCTACGTAGTGAAACTAAGTTCCGGTACAGGATATTCATTGTGGAAATGCTTTGGCCGAAGATCAGCTTCCGGAACAGAAGTGGTTTCGCTCACAAAAGGACCGTGCGACCAGATATTTGTGGGCATAAATACCGAAGGTACAAATCCTTCCTTTACGGATGTAGCTTCGACGGCACAGGCAATCACGAGTCCGCAGCAAGCCAATACCATGATCTTTAAGATAAACACAAACGGGATATTCCAATCAGCCAATCCCTGGGCGATCTATAACATGAACAGCTTATCGCGCTCTTTCATCTCCACCTATGGAAACGGAAAAGTACATTGTGCCGGGAGTATTGATGTTTCCACCACACTAACAGGGGTTTCCGGCACATTTAGTCCAAGTGGCCGAGATGTATTTCTTGCTTCATTCACCGATAACAGTGCTGCTCCGATTCTTAGTTTGAATCCTACCAATACTTATTGTCCTTACCAGAATATCCCCCTGAATGCTTCTTCTTCAGCTGGAACAGCACCTTTTACCTACAGCTGGGAAATCTGGAACAATAGTACCAGCAGTTATGTGAGCCTTGGAACAAATTCCACCGGATTGTTCACCCTGACTCCTCCGGTTTATAATCCATATATTTATACCTTATGGAGTTACCAGGTCATTGTTGCGCGGGTTAGTGTCACCAATTGTTCCGGAATAACTTCTTCCGAAATCCGTATCATTATTATCGAAGGAAATGTCAGTTACAGCCAGGTGAATGAGGTCGAAGTCTGTTATTCTCCTTCTGTTCCTGCCCCCGATGCGGTATTTTCCGTTAATGCTGTAAATGTTGGTTCCTATACCTGGATATACAGTGCTGACAATGGTCTAAACTGGGATTATTGTTACAATTATCTGCCAGCTGTATTTCAAAATAACCTATCCGCAACGATGACTGTTTTAAATCCGACACCCTCACTGAACGGATTCCTGTTTCGGTGTATCATGACGGGATGTAATACCGTTGCAAGTGAGCCGGCATTATTAACAGTTATTCCTTGTACGATGATTGCTCCCGGAGATGATGTCAGAAATAAGCAAGCTCTGGCCGGAGGTGATGGAACCCATGCGATTGAATGGAACATGTACCCGAACCCTGCGAATGATCTGGTAAAATTTGAAATTACTTCAACGGAACAGGATTTTTCGGGTGAATGGTCGGTTATTGTTTATGACATGACCGGTCGTAAAATCCGCCAACAGCAGATAAGAGACGGTAAGTGTTCAGTTCAGACAAACGAGTTTACGAATGGAAACTATTTATGTGTGATCAAACACAACCAGGAAATTGTAAGCAATAAGAAATTGATCATTGTACACTGATTTTAATCATAACAAACATTTGAATTATGAAAACAACATTATTTGCAGTATTTATACTGCTAAGCATTTCAACATTTTCACAAACAAAGGTTTCATCCTTATGGACAGTTTCCAATACCAGCATTGTTCCTGGTTGTCCGTATGAAGTTTGTTTTTACATGGAGCTTCGCTATTCCAGCACCAATACTCCCGTGCCTGGAAGTAATGTAGCGGTTTGTCATACTATTTCAACAGGGAGCTCTGCGAATTTTTCTTACCCTGCAAGTCCCGCGCCCGGAATTGTCACCGCTTTAACCGGTATTAGCATCAAGATCGGAACAACAACTTATCCGGTTTCTATCAACCCAGCACCACCGTATGAAACCATTTATGACGCTTGCGATGACCTGGAACCAGACTGTGTCACACGTTGGAGAAAAAATGGCATCAATCTGTATGAAATACACGGTGAATGCCTCACAGGCGGGTAAAAGATCAAAAAAAGAGGCTGTTTTGATACAGCCTCTTTCCTATTTAATGTTATTTCGCCAATCGTTTCAATAACGGGTTCGGTCTGTAACGGTCTTCACCGTATTCCTCAAAAAGATTCTCCAATCTTGCAAGAACCGTTTTCAATCCTATTTCTTCCGACCAGGCTAACAGTCCTTTCGGGTAATTCACTCCTTTGGTCATAGCCGTATCGATATCTTCCCGGCTTGCCACATTCAGGAACAAAGCGTCATAAGCTTCATTGATCAGCATGGCTAAAATACGGTCCACGATTTCCTGTCCGACTTTTTCGTCCTTTTTCGGAGCAGGCATCTCCACTCCTTCCGAATAATCGTAATACCCTCTTCCTGTTTTTCTTCCCAGGAATCCGGCTTCCATATGTCTCTTTTGAGTAAACGACGGTTTGAAACGCGGATCATAATAGAATGCGGCAAAAACGGTTTCGGTTACTGTATAATTAATGTCATTCCCGATGTAGTCCATCAATGTAAACGGCCCCATTCTGAAACCTGCCAATTCGGTCATGGCCCAGTCGATAGTTGCAAAATCTGCAATTCCTTCTTCGTAAATACGCAATGCTTCTCCGTAGAAAGGTCGTGCCACGCGATTTACAATAAATCCCGGAGTGTCTTTACAAATAACCGTCAGCTTGCCCCAGGAATCAATGATCGATTTTGCGGTATTCAACGTTTCTTCGCTCGTTTGAACGGCCGGAATGATCTCAACCAATGGCATCAGCGGCGCAGGATTGAAAAAATGAATCCCAATCACGCGTGAAGGAAATTTCAATACGGAACCGATCGACGCAATAGACAAGGAAGAAGTATTCGAAGCAATGATACATTCCAATCCGACAATTTCTTCGATCTCTTTGAAAACAGCATGTTTGACTTCCAGTTTCTCAACAATGGCTTCAATGACCAACTCCGATCCTCTGAAATCCGTCAATTGGGTCGAAAAAATCATCCGGTTCAACAAATCATTTTTCCCGTTTTCATCCAGGTTTCCCTTTTCAATCATGCGATCCAGTACTTTATTCAAGGACAGTTTCGCTTTATCCAGTTGCACCTGGTTTACATCTACCAACACAACCTCGTGCCCCGATTGAGCCGCTACCTGAGCAATTCCTGCTCCCATCGTTCCGGCACCTAGTACCCCTATTCTACTTTTCATTAATTATGAATGAAAGAATTATCAATTATCAAGGGAAGCTCCCCTCTTACTCAATTGATAATTCATAATTGATAATTTATCCGAACTATTTTCCCTTAAAAACCGGGCTTCTTTTCTCCATAAACGCATTCACACCTTCCGCGAAATCTTCCGATTTTCCTGCAAGCGTCTGCAATTGTTCTTCAACTGCCAGCTGTTCTGTCAGGTTATTCGTGAAGCTTGCATTCATGGCGCGTTTTGTCAAACCTAAGCCATAAGTTGGCATTGAAGCCATATTTTCTGCTAGCTTCGTCAACTCTTCTTCAAAAGATTCGTCTGAAACTGATTTGTAGATCATATTCATTGCTGCAGCGTCATTGGCAGAAACTTTCTCACCGGTCATCATCAGTGCCATCGCTTTTTGCATACCAACCAAACGCGGCAGGAAAAATGTTCCGCCGGAATCAGGAATTAACCCGATTTTCGAAAACGCCTGAATAAAAGATGCAGATTCCCTGGCGATCGTCAAGTCACAAGCCAGTGCGATGTTTGCTCCTGCTCCGGCAGCAACTCCGTTTACTCCTGCAATTATCGGTTTCTCGATAGTTCTGATTCGCTCAATAATCGGATTGTAATGATCTTTTACAATGGATTGCATTTCAGGGCCGTTCGGATCCGTTGCTTCTGCTAAATCCTGACCAGCACAAAACGCCTTTCCTTCTCCTTTAATGACAATAGCCCGGACTTTCTCATCCTTTTCGCAATCATCCAGAGCCTTTTGCAAAGCCATCGCCATTTCTTTATTAAAACTATTGAAAACCTGCGGCCTGTTTAGCGTAAGCGTACAAACCCCATTTTTAAATTCTTGAATCAGTGTCATTCTTGATTTTTTAAACAAAGATAGAAAAAGCACTTTCCCGACATGCTGATTTCAGATAAATCTTCGCGATTGCCGGGTTCGTATATTACCACATCTACAGTCGACCGGATGTTTAAACACCTAAGTCCTGAAATTTCATTCAAATTTTAAATCCCGCACTTATATTTTTAAAATTTCTATCTAAAACCGTCAACTATAATTGCCGTTTAAAAATTATCTGAAAAAGAATAACTTATAACTAATTTTCAGCAAAGCCTTTTAAACAAAGGGCTTTCAGAGTTGTTAAAATTTAATTTTCAGTTCAAAAAAATTTGAAAAATGTATTTCGATTTAATTATCTTGCCCCCAACCATTATAAATACAGACCATGTTGAAATCCGCCATTCTCTTATTCACATGCTGCTTTTTAATCGGTCCGCACTACTCTCAATGCACAAACGTGGGATCAAGTTTAGTAGCACCCTATGTAAGCAATACCTCCGACAAAGGAGTTATGTTTGACATTTTACCATCGAAAACTGTTACCATCACCTGTTTCGAGGCGAATCTTCCCGCTTCTTCAATCGGGAACTATGAAATTTATTACAGGCCCGGAACCTACATCGGTTCGGAAATTAAACCGGAGAACTGGCAACTTATCGGTTCTTCCACAGCTATTCAAAGTGCCGGTCTAAATACGGGAACTGCTTTGGAAATCCCGGTTAATGCGGTTATGCAGGCAGGACAAACCTATGCATTCTACATTACGTCTTCGGACTCAGCCTTGTCTACCGGGCTTCTCACTACGGACAATCCCGGTTATGTACTAATCTCTGCTAATGAAGACATGGCAATCTGGGGAGGAATCGGGGTGAACTATCCTTTCAATACGGTTAAATTAAACCGGAGTTTTAATGGTACAGCCCACTACACGCTTGGAAATACACTGGCAGTAGAATTTGTTGATTTTTCAGCCACCAGGTCAAATTATTCTGCCCGGCTGGAATGGCAGACAGAAACCGAACATAACAGCGATTACTTCGAAATTGAACGTTCCGCAAATGGTTGGGATTGGGAAAGGCTAGTTACCACTGAGGCAGCGGGTGAAAGCACTTCACCAACACACTATCACGAAACGGATGCTGATCCGCTTGAAAAGATTAGTTATTACAGATTGAATCAATATGATCTGAACGGAACAAAAACAGTCATGAAAGTCGTATCCTTTAATAACGAAATCGAAATCCCGGAAAATGAAATTCGTGTGTCCCCGAACCCGGTCACTGAACGGGTCATGGTATTCGGCGATAAATCCGAACTAAAGAATTTAACGGTTTATAATTCAATCGGCCAGGACGTTTCAGATGCCGTGACAATTACCAGCCACAATGGTTATTCGGAGGTTTATTTCGAAAATCAGCAGGAAGGCGTTTTTATTCTGAAATCCAAAACGAGTTCTCAGATCTTGATCAAAAAATGACTTATTGATAGTTTCTACCTGGCTTTGATCCGGTTTATGATGTGTTTCCACAATTATTCAGGTTCGATCACAGCGATCCCGCCTCCGGAACTCATGATACTCCGGATCATTTTCCAAAAGATAGCCTTCATTTCGAAGGTGGATTTAAACGTTAAAATTTTGGTTTGGAAGTGTTAAAAATCGGGAAACTCTACTTCAATTTCCTTAACTTGCTGTAAACCATTATTTACGTCAGGTCATGTTGAAATCCACATTTCTCTCGGTCGCATGCTGCCTGTTCATCGGCCATCATGCTTTTACTCAATGTATTGCCGGAGGATCGAATGCAGTAGCGCCCTATGCAAGCAACAGTTCCAACAAAGGAGTTATGTTTGACATCACAGCAACAAATACCGTAACCATTTCGTGTTTTGATGCAAATCTACCGGCTTTATCCGTCGGAGGTTATGAAGTTTATTTCAAAACCGGAACTTACGTCGGATTCGAAACCAATGCGGCAAGCTGGACTTTACTGGGATCGGAAGGTTCTCTTTTGAGTATCGGGCTGAACCTGGCAACACCCATCAGTGTTCCGGTCAACAAAACAATCCTTGCCGGACAAACCTATGCTTTCTACATCACGGCTTCCAATCCGATTCTGTCTACCGGTGTATTGACCACAACCAATTCCGGTTATTCAGCAATCACTTCCAATTCCGATTTAACCGTTTATGGGGGAGCGGGAATTACTTATCCTTTCGGGACAGTTACGGCCAACAGGGCTTTCAACGGAACGGTTCATTATATTCTGGGAGATCCGCTTCCTGTAGAATTCCTGGATTTCACCGCCGTGAAAGTAGATCAATCCGTTCTTTTGGAATGGGAAACCGAATCGGAACACCACAGTGATTACTTCGAAGTGGAACGCTCCTTGAATGGAATTGACTGGAACCGGCTTTTAACCGTCAAAGGCGCTGGCGAAAGTTCCGTGAAGGAAATTTATCAGAAAATGGACGACAATCCACTGGACGGAATCAGCTATTACCGGCTCAATCAGTACGATTTTGACGGTACGAAAACATCTCTGAAAACCATTTCGTTCAACAATAAAGTGGAAATCGGGGAAAACGACATCAGGATCTTCCCGAATCCGATCATCGATCGTTTCCGGGTTTTCGGTAATCAATCAGAACTGGAAACCCTGAAAGTGTTCAATTCGGTCGGCGAAGATATTTCCGGGAGTTTAACAATGACCTGTCACGAAGGATTCACAGATGTTGTTTTTAAAGACCAGGTTGAAGGTGTTTTTATCTTAAAATCCAAAACGAACTCCCAAATCCTGATCAAAAAATGATCTATTGATAGTTTTCTACCAGGGCTTTGATCCGGTCTATGATGTGGTTCCGCAATAATTCGGGTTCTATCACAACGATTTCACCTCCGTAACTCATGATGCTCCGGATCAATTCTTCCGAAATATAGACTTTCATCTCGAAGGTAGATTTGTTCTTCCCTTCCTTGATCAGTCTTTGCGATGCATGGAAAGGCTGCGATTCAATGTATTTTGCTGCAATATTATCTGCTTTGAAAACAACGGTTTCCGGCTTGCCGTTACTGGCCGTAATCCCGATTGCGTGCTCAAAGAACTGGTCCGGGTTGAACGGGATCGGTGAACGGAATACTTCTTCCGAGTTTTGAAGATCGTAAATCCGGTCCAAACCATACGTAATGATTCCTTCCTTGATCAGGTCGTAACACAATAGGTACCAGCGATTGCGGTATTCTTTCAGTAAAAGCGGAAGTACTTTACGTGCTTTGCGTTTTTGCGTTTGGAAACTTTCATAGTCAAAATAGATGACTTTTCCGTCTTTGATCGCATTCAGAATGGGATTCAGGAATTCACTTCCGCGCGAAGAAACGGGAGTTTCAAATTCTACAAAACGCTCAATGGATTTGTCGTTGATGTCATTCGAAATATTCACGCGGTCCACAATCTTATCGATCGCAAAGCCAAATTGCTTGAACATGCCCACGTCCTTAAACTGGCTCAGGGTGTTTGCCGCAAAACGGATCGCTTCAATATCCGATTCATTCAGCGGAATTTCATCCAGTGAAAACTCCGGATCGCTATAGTAATACCCGTTATATCTTTTGGAATATTTGATTGGCGCATCGTGCTCCATCTTCATAGCGAACATGTCTTTCTCAATGGTGGAATCACAAATATTTGCCCCGTCTACGCTTCCGAACAATGCTTCTTCACAAGCCTCACGTAATTGTGCTTTTGTCGGATAAGGCTTATAATTATTTCTCAGGGCACGGTCAATAATCCGGAATCTCAACAAGGCATTCTTAATATGCGGCATAACGACAAAACTTTCAATCTAAAGTATCAAAAAAAACTCAATTTAACTTGGAATGACGCTCATCAATTGCAAATTCGATAAACAACCCGAAGCCTTCGCCGGAATTCAAATAGGTATAATCGGCATCCAATTGCTGGATAAAAGCACTGATAATTTCCACACCGGTAGAAGATTGTTCTAAAAACTCCGTTTTTCCTTTGTATCCGATTCCGTTGTCTTTTACTAGGAGTTCGTAGTTGAGGCTTTTCTCCGGGTTATTTTTCAATGCAATTTCAATGATTCCTTCTTGTCGTTTGGCGAATGCGTGCTTATAGGAATTCGAAAGCAATTCACACATGATTAATCCCACAGGAACCGCATAATCTATCGCCAGGTTGATCTCCTCCACATTCACGATCACTTCGATGTGTTTGTTGTAACTGGAAAAAGATTCGCCCATTTGAGAAATCAGTTTATTCAGGTAAGCTCCCATTTCCACATATGCAGAATCATTATTCAAGTGAAGCTGGTTATGGATCAAAGCAATGGCACGAATACGTTCCTTGCCTTCTTCCAGGATCCGGAGTGCTTCTTCATCATGTACATTCCGGGATTGCAGGTTCAAAATACTCGAAACCACCTGCAGGTTATTTTTTACCCGGTGATGAATTTCCTTCAAAAGGCTTTCTTTCATCGCCAGCGCATTCGAAATTTCTTTGTTCTTATCATCGATTTCTTCTTTTTGAAGCTGAAGCACGCGGTTCGAATCACTTTTCTGGCGGATAAACAGGTACGAAATACTGATGATTACCACAATGCTCATCAAAATCAGGATCAGGATTAAGCGAAGCTGCTGATTTTTCCCGCGCTCCTCTTCCAATAAATACTGGTTGGATTCCGTCTGAAAGTCCTTTTCCAATTCAAAAACCAGGTTTTCGCTTCGCAGATTTTCCAGTAAGTCATCCACTTCATTGCGTTTCACTGAAAAATAATACATAGAATCCATGTTGTTCTTTAGCTCGTAATAGTGCTCCAAACATCCGTACACCTGGAATAAATCGCGCAATTCCGTGGATTTTTCGTTTTTGAGTACTTTGTCAAAATATGGCTTAGCCAAATCCAGTTGATTGGTATACAAATAAATTTCACCCAAACTGGCATTGGCGTACTGTTCCGCAAATTTCCAGTGATTGAACCGGGCAAGGTTTTTGGCAAACCGAAATTCCTTCAGTGCTTTTCCGATATCGTTATTGAAGAAATAGACTTGTCCCGCCGAATTCGCAACCTGGAAACTATAAGGAGCACTCATTTTGGTTACTAATTCTTTGGCTGCAGCTATCTGTACCATTGCTTTGTCAAATGCCCCCTTTTCACTGTAACAGTTGGCTAATACCAGGCGACACTGCAGCAACAGGTATTTGTCGGACTTATTGGATTCATTCAGGATTTTAGTCGCTTTTTCAATGAGCACATCATAATCCTGACCCAAACTTTCGTACACGGCACTGTACAAATCGAGGTATAATTTGTCCTGTTTTTTAACTTTAAAGAAGAACTGGAAGCGTTTGGCTTTATTGATTTCAAACTTTACACGGGCGTAATCACCATAAGCACTGAAAAATTTGATCTTCTTAATGGTGATGCTATAGTTGATCTCCGCATTGTGGAAATGACTGTACTTGTTGTCTAAAAAGCGAAGGGTTTCATTGGCTTTGGAAATATCCACGATCATTTCTTCCCGTAAGCGCTGGATTTCCCGATTGAATTGTTCGTGATCGTATTTTTTTTGCTGCGAAAAACCTGAAAAGGTGCAATGAATGAACAGAAAGGCTAAAAGCAAATGCTTTTGTTTGGATAAAAGTAGACTTTCTGAAAATAGAACCATAGGTATCGTGAAATAGCAGCTTCCCTGACCAATTTAAGGAATAATTATACACTAAATAATTTTTCCAACAAAACTTTTCAGGCTTGGTTTTCCAAGCGATCACTAATTCACTAACAATCAGGATTCTCTCCGCGAACTAAGCGTTTACCGTGTCTTTCTTTTTGTCGTAACCGAAAAGTTCGTAGTACTTAATCGCTTTCACCACGTTTTCCGGAACATCCTGTTCCCAGCTTGTAATTCCCGCACGGATTTTCGACAATACATCGTCTGAAAGAATTTTCAATGCTTCCGGATCAAAATTCGAGATCGCTTCCAGCTTGTTGTTATCCTTCAGGAATTGCACCAATCCGCGTAAATGTTTCGGAATGGTCAATTCGTCCAACGTATATAATTCACCGGTATCTACATTCAATGCAGGATACACATACATTTTCACATTGTGCCCGAACCCGATTCCGAAAGCTTCCAATAAACCTCCCGGTAAATTGTCGTAATAGCGTTCGTCAAAAATGGTATGCAGGTTGTAAATTCCGGCAATAACTCCCATTTTCTGACCACGTGCGATCGTTGCCAGGTAATCCAGCATTTTATAGTGCTTCAGATAATTGGAAATCATCACGGTATATCCAAGTGATTCCAATAGTTCAGCGCGGTCAATAAAGTCTTTGTCTGAAATTTTCCCGTCTGCCGTCAAATCTTTCAGGGTCAGCTCGAAAATCACCGACAGGTTATCTTCACGAACACCTTCTTCTTTCAGGAACTGTTCCGTTCCATGAGCGATCATGTCCAAGTGCACTTTCGTAACCGGTCTGAAACGACCGCGCATCAACAAAATATTCTTTTTATACAATGCTGCCGCAGGTTGGAGAACTGTTCCGCACAAGTCAAACATCGTTGCGTCTGTCATTCCTCTTTTTACCAGGTTCAAAGCGATCAAACGGTTATCCGCCAATCCTACGTCCGGTCCGGAAATACGTAACATATCCACTTCTACACGATCTCTTGGAATGCGGTGTACCAGGTTTGTCAGGAATTCATCCAGATCATCCGTTGAAAAGTAAGCCGCGTGAATCAGGTTTACACCTAAAATCCCCAATGCTTCCTGTTGTGCCTTGTGCGAATTATCGTGCATCTTGACGTGCAGGATAATGTCATTGAACTCGCCTCCCTGTTTCAACTGGAAACGCAATCCAACCCAACCCTGGCCCTGATTGGTCTTGTGATAATTTAAAGATTCAACGGTATTACAAAATGCGAAGAAACGGGCAACTTCCTGTTTTTTAGGAAGACGCTCACATAAGGTATTGTATTCTGTTGTAAGCATGGTAACCAAACGCTGCTCACAAACATACCTGGATGCAGCGCCATACATCGCATCCGATACTTTCATATCGTAAGCCGATTGCGTATACGCAATGGTTCCGGAACTACCTCCCGCTTTAAAAAAGTTGGCTGCTACTTCCTGTCCCGCTCCAATTTCAGCGAAACAACCATAAATGTCACTTGTTAGATTAATTTTCAAGGCTTTCTCCTCGGTGGTTAATCTTCTTTCGTCTACCATTTCTTCCATATCACTTGTACAAATGTACTAACAATTAGACTTACTTCGTTAAGGGTTTAACGGTTTAAAGTCAGGATTAGTTACAAAATTATGATCTGTTAACGTTAATAAAAAGGCTTTCAACTGATTACGTTGTTCCGTATTCAAATGAACACCGCCCACACTTGCAAATTCGATCAGTGGATCGATTGTTTCAGAATGTTGAATTCCAGTCGAATAATGTTCAATTACATCATCCAATGACGCAAATCTTCCATCGTGCATGTAAGGAGCTGAAAGTGCAATATTTCGAAGCGAAGGAACCTTAAATTTCCCGTTGTCATTCGGGTTATTGGTTATTGCTCCCCTACCCAAATCCGAAAAAACAGCATCCAACCCGTTGTTTGAAAATTTCTGAACCTGCATCAAAGTTCCGTTATGACAGTGAAAACAATCTGCTCCGTTTAAGTCTTTAAACAAATCATATCCGGCCCACTCTTCGTTTGTGATTGAATTTTTAATTGCCAACTCGGAGGAAGTCAGCGGAATATTATTTGCAAACTTATACATCACATCGTATTTGGATTCACCGGAAATCATGGTCCGCAAAAACTGCGCCAGTGCTTTCGCTACGTGACTTGAGTCAAAATCGATCACACCGAATGCTTTGTAGAACTGGTTACGGTAAACAACATCTGATTTCAGGCGCGCCACGGCATCTTTCCATTGCATGTGCATTTCAATGGGGTTTTGAACCGGTTCCAAAATCTGTTCTTCCAGCGTATGCGCCCGTCCGTCCCAAAAGTAACTGGTTTGCCATCCGAGGTTAATCAATGCCATTGCATTCCTCACACCAATAGCTCCGTTTACTCCCTGGGAAAACTGATTTACATCCGAAAATGAGGCATCCGGTGCGTGACAGGAACCGCAGGAAATCGTATTGGTCAACGACAATTGCTTTTCGTAAAAAAGCATTCTTCCCAGCAAAACACCTTCTTCTGTCATGGGATTATCTGCCGGAATATTCATTTGTGGAAAATGGCTCGGGATCTTCAAAGTGTACGAAGTCGGATCATACCCCACTTTTTCTTTCGTACATGCCAGAAAAAGAATCAACAACCCCAATATTCCAAAAAAGAAACGACTCATAATGCACTGATGGATGCTGCGAAATTCTGCCGCACTTTTTCTGTTAGTGCACTTTGAGAAGCCATACTGTGCGTGGTGAACTCTGTTTTCACATCGATCGGGCTACCCGGGTTCTCAAAGAAATTCTTCATATCCAGTTTCAGCCTGCTGTTAAATAGTTTCGTACTGACACCATCGGATTGAGTCCACTGGATATTATTGACTGTTTTTGAGGTATAGTATCCATCCGTTCCGACGTGATACACCAAATTGTGATCGCAGTTCGTAATTCCGTCTGCAATCGTATCCACCTTTGCCTCTACTTTGAAAAAAATGTATCCCGGATTCCAATCCCAATGCATGTCATTCGCAATGGCAATATTCAAAGGATTGGACGCAGGAAAAAGGCTCGGATCATTGTGATTGATCGTACCCGGGACACCTATTCCGAATTGAATGAACGTGGAAGCACCCGGACCGATTCCGGTAACATCAAAAACAAGATCTCCATGCAATCTGAAATCAAACAAAGCGGCATCTTTC harbors:
- a CDS encoding enoyl-CoA hydratase-related protein, which encodes MTLIQEFKNGVCTLTLNRPQVFNSFNKEMAMALQKALDDCEKDEKVRAIVIKGEGKAFCAGQDLAEATDPNGPEMQSIVKDHYNPIIERIRTIEKPIIAGVNGVAAGAGANIALACDLTIARESASFIQAFSKIGLIPDSGGTFFLPRLVGMQKAMALMMTGEKVSANDAAAMNMIYKSVSDESFEEELTKLAENMASMPTYGLGLTKRAMNASFTNNLTEQLAVEEQLQTLAGKSEDFAEGVNAFMEKRSPVFKGK
- a CDS encoding T9SS type A sorting domain-containing protein, whose amino-acid sequence is MKSLFTLVILAAGLTWTAHAQNWSTAVNSGGANTQSSTGVAEQMDGSKVVVGTYRGNSLFGTYSLPWVTFSSDPTNSNLNSFIVKYKPNNTIEWATRICSAYGAQISSVSTDNSGNTYVCGMYSDVCTLYDSAHVSSPAGTLYNGVGAAGAARGFIAKYSKTGVLKWFRNGIGAYATDPECMADIKISEDGTTLVATGRIVRTSPIILGGGSVVTGSYLLWLNPATGSSVRAVNFTNDNLTSNPYSTGLCIDHSNNVIVSGKLSGGSYTVKGITNTIPVTSNNSGTATIYAKYNTSGNVSWAKVTNATLNNTISTPSSIIVDDLNDIYISGWVKAHTTTDYYLQFPKSSGYDAVQVVTTSPNHVYVVKLSSGTGYSLWKCFGRRSASGTEVVSLTKGPCDQIFVGINTEGTNPSFTDVASTAQAITSPQQANTMIFKINTNGIFQSANPWAIYNMNSLSRSFISTYGNGKVHCAGSIDVSTTLTGVSGTFSPSGRDVFLASFTDNSAAPILSLNPTNTYCPYQNIPLNASSSAGTAPFTYSWEIWNNSTSSYVSLGTNSTGLFTLTPPVYNPYIYTLWSYQVIVARVSVTNCSGITSSEIRIIIIEGNVSYSQVNEVEVCYSPSVPAPDAVFSVNAVNVGSYTWIYSADNGLNWDYCYNYLPAVFQNNLSATMTVLNPTPSLNGFLFRCIMTGCNTVASEPALLTVIPCTMIAPGDDVRNKQALAGGDGTHAIEWNMYPNPANDLVKFEITSTEQDFSGEWSVIVYDMTGRKIRQQQIRDGKCSVQTNEFTNGNYLCVIKHNQEIVSNKKLIIVH
- a CDS encoding 3-hydroxyacyl-CoA dehydrogenase NAD-binding domain-containing protein, with the protein product MKSRIGVLGAGTMGAGIAQVAAQSGHEVVLVDVNQVQLDKAKLSLNKVLDRMIEKGNLDENGKNDLLNRMIFSTQLTDFRGSELVIEAIVEKLEVKHAVFKEIEEIVGLECIIASNTSSLSIASIGSVLKFPSRVIGIHFFNPAPLMPLVEIIPAVQTSEETLNTAKSIIDSWGKLTVICKDTPGFIVNRVARPFYGEALRIYEEGIADFATIDWAMTELAGFRMGPFTLMDYIGNDINYTVTETVFAAFYYDPRFKPSFTQKRHMEAGFLGRKTGRGYYDYSEGVEMPAPKKDEKVGQEIVDRILAMLINEAYDALFLNVASREDIDTAMTKGVNYPKGLLAWSEEIGLKTVLARLENLFEEYGEDRYRPNPLLKRLAK
- a CDS encoding WYL domain-containing protein, with product MPHIKNALLRFRIIDRALRNNYKPYPTKAQLREACEEALFGSVDGANICDSTIEKDMFAMKMEHDAPIKYSKRYNGYYYSDPEFSLDEIPLNESDIEAIRFAANTLSQFKDVGMFKQFGFAIDKIVDRVNISNDINDKSIERFVEFETPVSSRGSEFLNPILNAIKDGKVIYFDYESFQTQKRKARKVLPLLLKEYRNRWYLLCYDLIKEGIITYGLDRIYDLQNSEEVFRSPIPFNPDQFFEHAIGITASNGKPETVVFKADNIAAKYIESQPFHASQRLIKEGKNKSTFEMKVYISEELIRSIMSYGGEIVVIEPELLRNHIIDRIKALVENYQ